Proteins from a single region of Lelliottia sp. JS-SCA-14:
- the yfiH gene encoding purine nucleoside phosphorylase YfiH has product MTKLIVPEWPIPAGVAACSSTRVGGVSHDAWASLNLGAHCGDNPEDVEENRKRMFAAGNLPSKPVWLEQVHGKDVLKLTGEPYASKRADASYSNTPGTVCAVMTADCLPVLFCNRAGTEVAAAHAGWRGLCAGVLEETVACFDDAPGNIIAWLGPAIGAMAFEVGPEVREAFIEQDPQAVSAFQPTGDKYLADIYQLARQRLGNVGVTQIFGGDRCTFTEKGDFFSYRRDKTTGRMASFIWLI; this is encoded by the coding sequence ATGACCAAACTGATTGTCCCGGAGTGGCCAATTCCTGCAGGCGTGGCAGCCTGTAGCTCAACCCGTGTGGGTGGCGTGAGCCACGATGCATGGGCGTCATTGAATCTGGGGGCTCACTGTGGTGATAACCCTGAAGACGTTGAAGAGAATCGCAAGCGCATGTTTGCGGCAGGGAATTTGCCGTCAAAACCCGTATGGCTTGAGCAGGTGCACGGCAAAGATGTGTTGAAGCTGACGGGGGAACCCTATGCTTCTAAACGCGCCGATGCATCCTACAGCAATACGCCCGGGACAGTTTGTGCCGTGATGACCGCCGACTGTTTGCCGGTTCTGTTTTGTAACCGTGCGGGCACCGAAGTGGCCGCAGCCCATGCCGGATGGCGGGGGCTGTGCGCGGGTGTGCTGGAAGAGACGGTCGCCTGCTTTGATGATGCTCCAGGCAATATCATCGCATGGCTCGGTCCGGCCATCGGTGCGATGGCTTTTGAAGTCGGCCCTGAAGTGCGGGAAGCCTTTATCGAACAAGATCCGCAAGCCGTCAGCGCGTTCCAACCGACAGGGGATAAATATCTGGCCGATATCTATCAGCTTGCCCGTCAGCGTCTGGGCAATGTCGGTGTGACGCAGATCTTCGGTGGCGATCGCTGTACCTTCACCGAAAAGGGTGATTTTTTCTCTTATCGTCGCGACAAAACCACAGGTCGTATGGCAAGTTTCATTTGGCTGATATAA
- the rluD gene encoding 23S rRNA pseudouridine(1911/1915/1917) synthase RluD, whose amino-acid sequence MAQRVELTATVSENQLGQRLDQALAEMFPDYSRSRIKEWILDQRVLVNGKVWDKPKEKVLGGEAVAINAEIEEEVRFEAQDIPLEIVYEDDDILVINKPRGLVVHPGAGNPDGTVLNALLHYYPPIVDVPRAGIVHRLDKDTTGLMVVAKTVPAQTRLVESLQLREITREYEAVAIGHMTSGGTVEEPISRHPTKRTHMSVHPMGKPAVTHYRIMEHFRIHTRLRLRLETGRTHQIRVHMSHITHPLVGDQVYGGRPRPPKGASEEFISTLRKFDRQALHATMLRLYHPITGIEMEWHAPIPQDMVDLIAAMRADFEEHKDKVDWL is encoded by the coding sequence ATGGCACAACGAGTAGAACTCACCGCAACAGTCTCCGAAAATCAGCTCGGTCAACGCTTAGATCAAGCTTTGGCCGAAATGTTCCCTGATTATTCGCGTTCACGCATAAAAGAATGGATTCTTGACCAGCGCGTGCTGGTTAACGGCAAAGTATGGGACAAGCCAAAAGAGAAAGTGTTAGGTGGGGAAGCCGTCGCCATCAATGCTGAAATAGAAGAAGAAGTCCGCTTCGAGGCGCAGGATATCCCGTTAGAAATCGTCTATGAAGATGACGACATTCTGGTGATCAACAAACCGCGCGGCCTGGTCGTGCATCCTGGCGCCGGTAATCCTGATGGCACCGTACTGAATGCGCTGCTTCATTATTATCCGCCGATTGTTGACGTACCGCGTGCGGGCATCGTTCACCGTCTGGATAAAGACACCACCGGTTTGATGGTGGTCGCGAAAACCGTTCCTGCCCAGACCCGTCTGGTGGAGTCGCTGCAGCTGCGTGAAATCACCCGTGAATATGAAGCCGTGGCGATTGGTCACATGACGTCCGGCGGCACGGTAGAAGAGCCGATCAGCCGTCACCCGACCAAGCGTACCCATATGTCGGTGCATCCGATGGGGAAACCTGCGGTAACGCACTACCGCATCATGGAACATTTCCGCATTCATACGCGCCTGCGTCTGCGTCTGGAAACGGGCCGTACTCACCAGATCCGTGTGCATATGTCCCATATCACCCATCCGCTGGTGGGCGATCAGGTTTACGGTGGCCGTCCGCGTCCGCCGAAGGGCGCATCGGAAGAGTTTATCAGCACCCTGCGTAAATTCGACCGCCAGGCGTTGCATGCAACGATGCTGCGTCTCTACCACCCGATCACCGGTATCGAAATGGAATGGCATGCGCCAATCCCACAGGATATGGTCGATCTCATCGCTGCGATGCGCGCAGACTTTGAAGAACATAAGGATAAAGTGGACTGGTTATGA
- the bamD gene encoding outer membrane protein assembly factor BamD — protein MTRMKYLVAAATLSLALVGCSGSNEQVPDNPPNEIYATAQQKLQDGNWKQAITQLEALDNRYPFGPYSQQVQLDLIYAYYKNADLPLAQAAIDRFIRLNPTHPNIDYVMYMRGLTNMALDDSALQGFFGVDRSDRDPQHARDAFNDFSKLVRGYPNSQYITDATKRLVFLKDRLSKYEYSVAEYYTRRGAWVAVVNRVEGMLRDYPDTQATRDGLKLMENAYRQMQMNAQAEKVAKIIAANSSNT, from the coding sequence ATGACGCGCATGAAATATCTGGTGGCAGCGGCCACGTTGAGCCTGGCTTTGGTGGGCTGCTCCGGTTCAAATGAACAGGTCCCTGACAATCCGCCGAATGAAATCTATGCGACTGCACAACAAAAACTGCAGGACGGTAACTGGAAACAGGCGATAACGCAACTGGAAGCGCTGGATAATCGTTATCCATTTGGTCCGTATTCCCAACAGGTACAATTAGATCTCATCTACGCCTACTACAAAAATGCCGATCTGCCGCTGGCTCAGGCTGCCATCGATCGCTTCATCCGTCTGAACCCGACTCATCCGAACATCGATTATGTCATGTACATGCGCGGCCTGACCAACATGGCTCTGGATGACAGTGCCCTGCAGGGTTTCTTCGGTGTTGATCGTTCTGACCGTGACCCGCAGCACGCGCGTGACGCCTTCAATGACTTCTCCAAGCTGGTGCGTGGCTATCCGAACAGTCAGTACATCACCGATGCCACCAAGCGTCTGGTGTTCCTGAAAGATCGTTTGTCCAAATATGAGTACTCCGTCGCGGAGTATTACACGCGTCGTGGTGCATGGGTTGCCGTGGTTAACCGTGTCGAAGGCATGCTGCGTGATTACCCGGATACCCAGGCCACTCGCGATGGCCTGAAGCTGATGGAAAACGCATACCGTCAGATGCAGATGAACGCGCAGGCTGAAAAAGTCGCGAAGATCATTGCCGCTAACAGCAGCAATACCTGA
- the raiA gene encoding ribosome-associated translation inhibitor RaiA, translating into MTMNITSKQMEITPAIRQHVADRLAKLDKWQTHLINPHIILSKEPQGFTADATINTPNGHLVASAKHEDMYTAINDLINKLERQLNKVQHKGEARRATTSVKDASYAEEVEEE; encoded by the coding sequence ATGACAATGAACATTACCAGTAAACAAATGGAAATTACTCCGGCAATCCGCCAGCACGTCGCAGACCGTCTCGCCAAACTGGATAAATGGCAAACTCATTTGATTAACCCGCATATCATTCTGTCTAAGGAACCACAGGGTTTTACCGCTGACGCAACTATCAATACTCCTAACGGCCATCTGGTCGCCAGCGCGAAACACGAAGATATGTACACCGCTATCAACGATTTGATCAACAAGCTGGAACGGCAGCTCAATAAAGTGCAACACAAAGGCGAAGCCCGTCGTGCCACCACCTCGGTGAAAGACGCAAGCTATGCCGAAGAAGTTGAAGAAGAGTAA
- the pheL gene encoding pheA operon leader peptide PheL has product MTHTPFFFAFFFTFP; this is encoded by the coding sequence ATGACACACACTCCGTTTTTCTTCGCATTCTTTTTTACCTTCCCCTGA
- the pheA gene encoding bifunctional chorismate mutase/prephenate dehydratase, with product MTSENPLLDLRVKISALDEKLLALLAERRTLAVEVGKAKLDSHRPVRDIDRERDLLERLIELGKAHHLDAHYITRLFQLIIEDSVLTQQALLQQHLNKTNPHSARVAFLGPKGSYSHLAARQYAARHFEEFIESGCAKFADIFNQVETGQADYAVVPIENTSSGAINDVYDLLQHTSLSLVGELNIPIDHCVLVSGSTDLSQIDTVYSHPQPFQQCSQFLNRYPHWKIEYTESTSAAMEKVAQANSPRVAALGNEAGGALYGLQVLERNLANQTQNITRFVVLARKAIDVSDQVPAKTTLLMATGQQAGALVEALLVLRNHNLIMTKLESRPINGNPWEEMFYLDIQANLKSTSMQNALRELGEITRSMKVLGCYPGENVVPVDPV from the coding sequence ATGACATCGGAAAACCCGTTACTGGATCTGCGAGTAAAAATCAGCGCACTGGATGAAAAACTGCTGGCGCTGCTGGCCGAACGCCGTACCCTGGCCGTCGAAGTGGGCAAAGCCAAGCTGGACTCCCACCGCCCGGTACGCGACATCGATCGTGAGCGCGATCTGCTGGAGCGACTGATCGAGCTGGGTAAAGCACACCATCTTGATGCCCACTACATCACTCGCCTGTTCCAGCTGATCATCGAAGATTCCGTCCTGACCCAGCAAGCGCTGCTGCAACAACATCTGAATAAAACCAATCCGCACTCCGCGCGCGTGGCATTCCTCGGGCCAAAAGGCTCTTACTCGCATCTGGCGGCGCGCCAGTATGCCGCCCGCCATTTCGAAGAGTTCATTGAAAGCGGCTGCGCGAAATTTGCCGATATCTTTAATCAGGTCGAAACCGGACAAGCGGACTACGCCGTCGTGCCGATCGAAAACACCAGCTCCGGCGCCATTAACGATGTCTACGACCTGCTCCAGCACACCAGCCTGTCGCTGGTTGGCGAGTTGAATATTCCGATTGATCACTGCGTACTGGTTTCTGGCTCAACCGATCTCAGTCAGATCGATACGGTCTACAGCCACCCGCAGCCGTTCCAGCAGTGCAGCCAGTTCCTGAATCGCTATCCGCACTGGAAAATTGAGTACACCGAGAGCACCTCAGCGGCGATGGAAAAGGTGGCGCAGGCGAACTCTCCACGCGTTGCCGCGCTCGGCAACGAAGCGGGCGGTGCGTTGTATGGCCTGCAGGTACTGGAGCGCAACCTGGCGAACCAGACGCAGAACATTACCCGCTTCGTGGTACTGGCGCGTAAAGCGATTGATGTGTCCGACCAGGTTCCGGCGAAAACGACGCTGCTGATGGCAACCGGCCAGCAGGCAGGTGCCCTTGTTGAAGCCCTGCTGGTGTTACGTAATCACAATCTGATCATGACCAAGCTGGAATCCCGTCCGATTAACGGGAATCCGTGGGAAGAGATGTTCTATCTCGATATCCAGGCCAACCTGAAATCAACGTCCATGCAGAATGCCCTGCGCGAACTGGGCGAAATCACCCGTTCAATGAAAGTACTGGGCTGCTATCCGGGCGAAAACGTGGTACCGGTCGACCCGGTTTAA
- a CDS encoding SMP-30/gluconolactonase/LRE family protein has protein sequence MAEPQVLFDYTGHLTECPTWSESENALYWADILEGEIHRYHLSSGQHSVLSFHEEVGCFAIREKGGFIVAMRNAIWLTDKHGLLQRKVCDNPSNPQLARFNDGGTDHLGRFYAGTFWGPGDYNGAMLMRIDNDLTPKVIQCDIHGHNGLAFSPDKRWMFTSDTPNRVIYRTPLNEQGEPGAREVFRRFEEGEGIPDGAAMDVEGCYWSALFDGWRIARFSPQGEQLEEYRLPVRCPTMVCFGGDEMKTLFITTTRENMDSQEVADYPLSGAIFTLLVSVAGMKKSRFVER, from the coding sequence ATGGCTGAACCGCAGGTTTTATTCGATTACACCGGGCACTTAACGGAATGCCCGACCTGGAGCGAAAGCGAGAATGCGCTCTATTGGGCCGATATTCTGGAAGGCGAAATTCATCGCTATCATCTCTCTTCTGGTCAACACTCTGTTCTCTCCTTCCATGAAGAGGTCGGCTGTTTTGCCATACGCGAAAAGGGCGGGTTTATCGTCGCGATGCGTAACGCGATCTGGCTGACGGATAAGCATGGCCTGCTCCAGCGTAAAGTCTGCGATAACCCGTCGAATCCTCAGCTGGCTCGTTTTAACGATGGCGGAACCGATCACCTCGGGCGTTTTTATGCCGGCACGTTTTGGGGGCCGGGCGATTACAACGGCGCGATGCTGATGCGTATCGATAACGATCTGACGCCGAAAGTGATTCAGTGCGATATTCACGGGCACAACGGCCTCGCGTTTAGTCCGGACAAACGGTGGATGTTCACCTCTGACACGCCGAATCGCGTGATCTACCGTACGCCGCTGAATGAGCAGGGCGAGCCGGGGGCGCGTGAGGTGTTTCGCCGGTTCGAGGAGGGCGAGGGCATTCCTGATGGGGCAGCGATGGATGTCGAGGGCTGTTACTGGAGCGCGTTGTTTGATGGCTGGCGTATTGCGCGATTTTCCCCGCAGGGCGAACAGCTGGAAGAGTATCGCCTGCCGGTGCGTTGCCCGACGATGGTCTGTTTTGGCGGCGATGAGATGAAAACGCTGTTTATCACCACTACGCGCGAGAACATGGATAGTCAGGAAGTGGCGGACTATCCGCTCTCCGGGGCGATCTTCACCCTGCTCGTCAGCGTGGCAGGGATGAAGAAAAGCCGGTTTGTCGAACGTTAA
- the tyrA gene encoding bifunctional chorismate mutase/prephenate dehydrogenase, translating to MVAELTALRDQIDEVDKALLDLLARRMSLVAEVGEVKSKYGLPIYVPEREASMLASRRHEAEAMGVSPDLIEDVLRRVMRESYSSENDKGFKTLCPSLRPVVIVGGGGQMGRLFEKMLTLSGYQVRILEKEDWARAPELMDDAGMVIVSVPIHVTEEIIGKLPPLPEDCILVDLASVKNGPLQAMLAAHNGPVLGLHPMFGPDSGSLAKQVVVYCDGRQPEAYQWFLEQIQVWGARLHRISAVEHDQNMAFIQALRHFATFAYGLHLAEENVQLEQLLALSSPIYRLELAMVGRLFAQDPQLYADIIMSSENNLALIKRYYQRFGEAIALLEQGDKQAFIDSFRKVEHWFGDYAKRFQSESRTLLRQANDSRQ from the coding sequence ATGGTTGCAGAATTGACCGCACTACGCGATCAAATTGATGAGGTGGATAAGGCGCTGCTGGATTTGCTGGCGCGCCGGATGTCACTGGTTGCTGAAGTCGGGGAAGTCAAAAGTAAATACGGTTTGCCGATTTACGTGCCAGAGCGCGAAGCATCGATGCTGGCATCCCGACGTCACGAGGCCGAGGCGATGGGCGTTTCTCCCGATCTGATTGAAGATGTCCTGCGCCGCGTGATGCGTGAATCCTACTCCAGCGAAAACGATAAGGGCTTCAAAACCCTCTGTCCGTCGCTGCGTCCGGTGGTGATCGTCGGCGGCGGCGGTCAGATGGGGCGTCTGTTTGAGAAGATGCTGACGCTTTCTGGCTACCAGGTGCGCATTCTTGAAAAAGAAGACTGGGCGCGTGCGCCAGAGCTGATGGACGATGCAGGCATGGTGATCGTCAGCGTGCCGATTCATGTGACCGAAGAGATTATCGGCAAGCTGCCGCCTCTGCCGGAAGATTGTATTCTGGTGGATCTGGCCTCCGTGAAGAACGGACCGCTGCAGGCGATGCTGGCAGCCCATAACGGACCGGTGCTGGGCTTGCACCCGATGTTCGGTCCGGACAGCGGCAGCCTGGCGAAACAGGTTGTGGTCTACTGCGACGGTCGTCAGCCGGAAGCATACCAGTGGTTCCTGGAACAGATTCAGGTGTGGGGCGCACGTCTGCACCGCATCAGCGCGGTAGAACACGATCAGAACATGGCCTTCATTCAGGCGCTGCGCCACTTTGCGACCTTCGCTTACGGCCTGCATCTGGCGGAAGAGAACGTGCAGCTGGAGCAGTTGCTGGCGCTCTCCTCGCCGATATATCGCCTGGAGCTGGCGATGGTCGGGCGTCTGTTTGCCCAGGATCCGCAGCTGTATGCGGACATTATTATGTCGTCAGAGAATAATCTGGCGCTGATCAAACGCTACTACCAGCGCTTTGGTGAAGCGATAGCGCTGCTGGAGCAGGGCGATAAACAGGCCTTTATCGACAGTTTCCGCAAGGTTGAGCACTGGTTCGGCGATTACGCGAAGCGCTTCCAGAGCGAGAGCCGCACCCTGTTACGCCAGGCGAACGATAGTCGCCAGTAA
- the aroF gene encoding 3-deoxy-7-phosphoheptulonate synthase AroF: MQKDALNNVHITDEQVLITPDQLKHEFPLSSEQEAQIEHSRQTISNIIAGRDPRLLVVCGPCSIHDPETAIEYARRFKALAEEVSDSLYLVMRVYFEKPRTTVGWKGLINDPHMDGSFDVEAGLKIARRLLVELVNMGLPLATEALDPNSPQYLGDLFSWSAIGARTTESQTHREMASGLSMPVGFKNGTDGSLATAINAMRAAAMPHRFVGINQAGQVCLLQTQGNPDGHVILRGGKAPNYSPADVAQCEKEMEQAGLRPALMVDCSHGNSNKDYRRQPAVAESVVAQIKDGNRSIIGLMIESNIHEGNQSSEQPRSAMKHGVSVTDACISWEATDALLREIHKDLNGQLATRLA, encoded by the coding sequence ATGCAAAAAGACGCGCTGAACAACGTACATATTACCGACGAACAGGTTTTGATCACGCCCGATCAGTTGAAGCACGAATTCCCGCTGAGCTCTGAACAGGAAGCGCAGATCGAGCACTCCCGCCAGACCATCTCCAACATCATTGCCGGTCGCGATCCGCGTCTGCTGGTGGTGTGCGGGCCTTGCTCCATACACGATCCTGAAACCGCGATTGAATACGCTCGTCGATTTAAAGCATTAGCAGAGGAGGTCAGCGATAGCCTCTACCTGGTCATGCGCGTCTATTTTGAAAAACCTCGTACCACCGTGGGCTGGAAAGGGTTGATTAACGATCCGCACATGGATGGCTCGTTTGATGTGGAAGCCGGTCTGAAGATTGCGCGTCGTCTGCTGGTGGAGCTGGTGAACATGGGGCTGCCGCTGGCGACCGAAGCGCTCGATCCGAACAGCCCGCAATACCTGGGCGATCTGTTTAGCTGGTCTGCGATTGGTGCGCGCACCACAGAATCACAGACTCACCGCGAGATGGCCTCTGGCCTGTCGATGCCGGTTGGGTTTAAGAACGGCACTGACGGAAGTCTGGCAACGGCGATCAACGCCATGCGCGCTGCGGCGATGCCGCACCGTTTTGTCGGGATCAACCAGGCCGGCCAGGTTTGCCTGCTGCAAACTCAGGGCAACCCGGATGGTCACGTGATCCTGCGCGGCGGCAAAGCACCGAACTACAGCCCGGCAGATGTTGCACAGTGCGAAAAAGAGATGGAACAGGCGGGACTGCGCCCGGCTCTGATGGTAGATTGCAGCCATGGTAACTCCAATAAAGATTACCGTCGCCAGCCTGCGGTAGCGGAATCCGTTGTCGCGCAAATCAAAGATGGCAACCGTTCGATTATCGGTCTGATGATTGAGAGTAATATCCACGAGGGTAATCAGTCATCCGAACAGCCGCGCAGCGCCATGAAACACGGCGTCTCCGTTACGGATGCGTGCATCAGTTGGGAAGCGACTGACGCGCTGCTGCGTGAGATCCACAAAGATTTGAACGGCCAGCTGGCGACGCGTCTGGCTTAA
- a CDS encoding DUF2799 domain-containing protein, whose amino-acid sequence MRPTVFALLALFLTGCQINPYTFQPTWTGTSWFTAGKEDAMNGVSIKSNETLADNFNDPDVDRNEYLRGYADGQKKICTEDFVYAWGVSGKVFPASCDTAENADLLRKSWQKGMDEGMRGSRLN is encoded by the coding sequence ATGCGTCCAACGGTTTTCGCCTTGCTGGCACTATTTTTGACAGGCTGTCAGATTAACCCCTACACCTTCCAGCCCACCTGGACGGGCACCAGCTGGTTCACGGCAGGTAAAGAAGATGCCATGAATGGCGTGTCGATCAAAAGTAACGAAACCCTCGCCGATAATTTCAACGATCCTGACGTTGATCGTAACGAATACCTGCGTGGCTATGCCGACGGGCAGAAAAAAATATGCACTGAGGATTTTGTCTACGCCTGGGGAGTATCCGGGAAAGTATTTCCTGCGAGCTGCGATACAGCAGAAAATGCAGACCTGTTACGCAAATCCTGGCAAAAAGGAATGGATGAAGGGATGCGCGGATCACGGCTTAATTAA
- a CDS encoding YfiR family protein, whose protein sequence is MTEKDKSVRSIVSGIVSYTRWPSLSGQPKLCIFSSSRFTQALSDSGSAALPYVPLIVHNETEALNATCDAVYFGNESPANQLQLFRNYQGRALLLIAEQNPECVIGSAFCLIINEETVRFSVNLDALSRSGVRVNPDVLMLARNKKHE, encoded by the coding sequence ATGACAGAAAAAGACAAGTCAGTGCGTTCCATCGTTTCTGGCATCGTCAGCTACACCCGTTGGCCGTCGCTTTCTGGCCAGCCTAAGCTCTGCATCTTCTCGTCGTCCCGTTTTACACAGGCGCTCAGCGACAGCGGCTCTGCGGCGTTACCCTACGTTCCGCTGATTGTTCACAATGAGACTGAGGCATTAAATGCCACCTGCGATGCCGTTTATTTTGGAAATGAATCGCCTGCTAATCAACTTCAATTATTCAGGAATTATCAGGGCCGGGCGTTACTATTAATCGCCGAACAAAACCCGGAATGCGTTATTGGCAGTGCTTTCTGCCTGATAATTAATGAAGAAACAGTGAGATTCTCCGTCAATCTGGATGCCCTGTCTCGCAGTGGCGTAAGAGTGAATCCGGATGTGTTAATGCTTGCCCGGAATAAGAAGCATGAATAA
- the dgcN gene encoding diguanylate cyclase DgcN, with translation MNKELSTTPRPTFKRTLQRISMISVVITMTLIWLLLCIASVVTLKQYAQKNLELTSATMSRSLEASLVFNDATAASETLATLGKQGQFSVAEVLDARRNQFAYWSWNPDENTDTLSPLVSRWLFPVPATQPVMHNGKVIGEVRITARDSLISHFILTSFAVLTGCILFAAFVALTITRSLHDGIVTALQNITDVVHDVKTNRNFARRVEDERIEEFHRFGLDFNSLLDEMEEWQLKLQARNAQLMRTAMHDPLTGLANRAAFRSSIAALMNDSSAQMNSALLFLDGDNFKQINDTWGHAAGDCVLIEVASRMVEFGGKRYQSYRLGGDEFAMILYGIHSPEDVQQICTALSQKFLLPYDLHNGHTAKMSLSIGFALAWENTSVEALLEQADRNMYQVKHQRPTLIS, from the coding sequence ATGAATAAGGAACTTTCTACAACGCCACGCCCAACGTTTAAAAGAACGCTGCAGCGTATTAGCATGATTAGCGTGGTTATTACCATGACGCTAATATGGTTATTATTGTGTATTGCTTCGGTTGTGACGCTGAAACAATATGCGCAAAAAAATCTCGAATTAACCAGCGCCACCATGAGCCGCAGCCTGGAAGCGTCGTTAGTCTTTAATGATGCGACTGCCGCCAGCGAAACGCTCGCGACGCTGGGGAAACAGGGCCAGTTTTCCGTCGCCGAGGTGCTCGACGCCCGCCGCAATCAGTTTGCCTATTGGTCGTGGAACCCTGACGAGAATACCGACACGCTGAGCCCCCTGGTCAGCCGCTGGCTGTTCCCTGTCCCGGCAACCCAGCCCGTCATGCATAACGGCAAGGTTATCGGGGAAGTTCGCATCACCGCGCGCGATAGCCTGATCAGCCACTTCATCCTGACCTCATTTGCCGTCCTGACGGGATGTATTCTCTTCGCCGCCTTTGTGGCGTTGACCATCACCCGCTCTTTGCATGACGGGATCGTCACGGCGCTGCAAAACATCACCGACGTGGTGCATGACGTCAAAACGAACCGTAATTTCGCGCGTCGTGTAGAAGACGAGCGCATCGAAGAGTTTCACCGCTTTGGTCTGGACTTCAACAGCCTGCTCGATGAAATGGAAGAGTGGCAGCTCAAACTGCAGGCGCGGAACGCACAGCTGATGCGCACGGCGATGCACGATCCGCTGACCGGGCTGGCTAACCGCGCCGCTTTTCGCAGCAGTATTGCGGCGCTGATGAACGACTCTTCCGCCCAAATGAATTCCGCCCTGTTGTTCCTGGATGGCGACAACTTTAAGCAGATCAACGACACCTGGGGTCACGCGGCGGGCGATTGCGTGCTGATTGAAGTGGCCAGCCGTATGGTGGAGTTTGGCGGGAAACGTTATCAATCTTACCGTCTGGGCGGCGATGAATTTGCCATGATCCTCTACGGCATTCACTCCCCGGAAGACGTTCAGCAGATCTGCACTGCGCTTTCGCAGAAATTCCTTCTGCCCTACGACCTGCACAACGGGCATACGGCAAAAATGTCACTCAGCATTGGATTTGCTCTGGCGTGGGAAAATACCTCCGTTGAGGCATTACTGGAGCAAGCCGACCGCAATATGTATCAGGTGAAACACCAGCGTCCAACATTAATTTCGTAA
- a CDS encoding OmpA family protein translates to MLRRYLAPVLLASTILAGCQAPPQGKFNAEQIAAMKSYGFNEMNGDWSLGLSAKILFGKNEYQLRPESEQQIQTMATRLAATGLVHARMDGHTDNYGEESYNECLSLKRANVVADAWAKGANIPRSNLTTQGLGKKYPVASNATSQGRAENRRVAVVISTP, encoded by the coding sequence ATGTTAAGGCGATATCTCGCTCCAGTCTTACTGGCCTCAACGATTCTGGCAGGCTGCCAGGCACCGCCTCAGGGTAAATTCAACGCAGAACAGATCGCGGCGATGAAATCCTACGGTTTTAACGAAATGAACGGCGACTGGTCCCTCGGCCTGTCGGCCAAAATCCTGTTTGGTAAAAACGAATATCAGCTACGACCGGAGAGCGAGCAGCAGATCCAGACCATGGCGACCAGACTAGCCGCAACGGGCCTGGTCCACGCGCGCATGGACGGACATACGGACAACTACGGTGAAGAGAGTTACAACGAATGCCTCTCTTTAAAGCGCGCTAACGTCGTGGCAGATGCCTGGGCGAAAGGGGCCAATATCCCGCGCAGCAACCTCACCACGCAGGGATTAGGTAAAAAGTACCCGGTCGCCAGTAACGCAACCTCACAAGGACGCGCTGAAAACCGCCGCGTTGCGGTAGTCATCAGCACGCCTTAG